Proteins from one Microbacterium proteolyticum genomic window:
- a CDS encoding dihydroorotase has translation MSHAPSHTLLVRGARIEGQDATDLLVRDGVIAETGTGLSHAGATVVDADGLIALPGLVDLHVHLREPGYEASETVATGSRSAAAGGFTTVFAMPNTSPVADTAGVVEQELALGEAAGFVHVQPIGAVTVGQKGARLAELGAMADSRARVRVFSDDGFCVFDPLIMRRALEYVKAFDGVIAQHAQDPRLTEGAQMNEGAVSAELGLTGWPAVAEESIIARDVLLAEHVGSRLHVCHLSTAGSVDIIRWAKKRGVNVTAEVTPHHLLLTDELVRDYDARFKVNPPLRREEDVLAVREGLADGTIDIVATDHAPHPAEAKSCEWAAAANGMVGLESALRVVHEAMVSTGLLEWSDVARVMSRTPARIGRLDGHGTPLTAGRPASFTLYDPRPARTFGLGDLRGRSKNSPYLGRELPGEVRWTVRSGIPTVVDGAVLDAPGVLS, from the coding sequence ATGAGCCACGCCCCCTCCCACACCCTGCTGGTGCGCGGCGCGCGGATCGAGGGTCAGGATGCCACCGACCTGCTCGTCCGCGACGGCGTGATCGCCGAGACGGGCACCGGACTCTCGCACGCCGGTGCCACGGTCGTGGATGCCGACGGCCTCATCGCCTTGCCCGGACTCGTCGACCTGCACGTGCATCTGCGCGAGCCCGGGTACGAAGCCTCCGAGACCGTGGCCACCGGCTCCCGCTCCGCGGCGGCCGGCGGCTTCACGACCGTCTTCGCGATGCCGAACACCTCGCCGGTCGCCGACACCGCCGGCGTCGTCGAGCAGGAGCTCGCGCTCGGCGAGGCCGCGGGCTTCGTGCACGTGCAGCCGATCGGTGCGGTCACGGTGGGGCAGAAGGGCGCGCGACTCGCCGAGCTCGGCGCGATGGCCGACTCGCGCGCCCGCGTCCGTGTCTTCAGCGACGACGGCTTCTGCGTCTTCGACCCGCTCATCATGCGGCGGGCGCTGGAGTACGTGAAGGCCTTCGACGGCGTGATCGCGCAGCACGCGCAGGACCCGCGACTCACCGAGGGCGCGCAGATGAACGAGGGCGCCGTCTCGGCGGAGCTCGGGCTCACCGGCTGGCCGGCCGTCGCCGAGGAGTCGATCATCGCCCGCGACGTGCTGCTCGCGGAGCACGTGGGCTCGCGCCTGCACGTGTGCCACCTGTCGACGGCGGGGTCGGTCGACATCATCCGCTGGGCCAAGAAGCGCGGCGTGAACGTCACCGCCGAGGTCACCCCGCACCACCTGCTGCTGACCGACGAACTCGTACGCGACTACGACGCGCGTTTCAAGGTGAACCCGCCGCTCCGCCGCGAGGAAGACGTGCTCGCGGTGCGCGAGGGTCTCGCGGACGGCACGATCGACATCGTCGCGACCGACCACGCGCCGCACCCCGCCGAGGCGAAGTCGTGCGAGTGGGCGGCCGCCGCGAACGGCATGGTGGGCCTCGAGAGCGCGCTGCGCGTCGTCCACGAGGCCATGGTCTCGACCGGCCTCCTCGAGTGGAGCGACGTCGCCCGCGTGATGTCGCGCACGCCCGCCCGCATCGGCCGCCTCGACGGGCACGGCACTCCGCTCACGGCGGGTCGGCCCGCGAGCTTCACGCTCTACGACCCCCGCCCCGCGCGGACCTTCGGGCTCGGCGACCTCCGCGGACGCAGCAAGAACTCGCCGTACCTCGGCCGCGAGCTGCCCGGCGAGGTCCGCTGGACCGTTCGTTCCGGCATCCCCACCGTCGTCGACGGTGCGGTGCTCGATGCTCCGGGCGTGCTCTCGTGA
- a CDS encoding aspartate carbamoyltransferase catalytic subunit, with the protein MRHLLDTRDLTRAEALEILDVAEDMADTQRREVKKLPTLRGKTVVNLFFEDSTRTRISFEAAAKRLSADVINFSAKGSSVSKGESLQDTAQTLQAMGADAVVIRHGASGAPRTLATSGWITAGVVNAGDGTHAHPTQALLDAFTIRKRLFGADSRGRGLDGIRVTIVGDVLHSRVARSNVWLLHTLGAHVTLVAPPTLVPQDVSGWPVEVDYDLDRAIAAGPDALMMLRIQLERMNAAYFPTEREYSRRYGLDARRLDALPDGSIVLHPGPMNRGLEISAEAADSPRSTVLEQVANGVSVRMAVLYLLLAGARTDSEKEDLR; encoded by the coding sequence ATGAGGCACCTGCTCGATACGCGCGACCTCACCCGCGCGGAGGCGCTCGAGATCCTCGACGTCGCCGAAGACATGGCCGACACGCAGCGGCGAGAGGTCAAGAAGCTCCCGACGCTCCGCGGCAAGACAGTCGTGAACCTCTTCTTCGAGGACTCCACCCGCACGCGCATCTCGTTCGAGGCGGCAGCGAAGCGCCTCTCCGCCGACGTCATCAACTTCTCGGCGAAGGGCTCGAGCGTCAGCAAGGGCGAGTCGCTGCAGGACACCGCGCAGACTCTGCAGGCGATGGGGGCGGATGCCGTGGTCATCCGCCACGGCGCCTCCGGTGCCCCGCGGACCCTCGCCACGTCCGGGTGGATCACCGCGGGAGTGGTGAACGCCGGGGACGGCACGCACGCCCACCCCACGCAGGCGCTGCTGGACGCGTTCACCATCCGCAAGCGCCTGTTCGGCGCGGACAGCCGCGGGCGCGGGCTCGACGGCATCCGGGTGACGATCGTCGGTGACGTGCTGCACTCGCGCGTCGCACGCTCGAACGTGTGGCTGCTGCACACCCTGGGCGCGCACGTCACCCTTGTCGCGCCGCCGACGCTCGTGCCGCAGGACGTCAGCGGGTGGCCCGTCGAGGTGGATTACGACCTGGACCGCGCGATCGCCGCGGGTCCCGACGCGCTCATGATGCTCCGCATCCAGCTCGAACGCATGAATGCCGCGTATTTCCCGACTGAACGGGAGTATTCCCGCCGCTACGGCCTCGACGCGCGGCGCTTGGACGCGCTGCCGGACGGTAGCATCGTTCTACACCCGGGCCCGATGAATCGCGGCCTGGAGATCTCCGCCGAAGCCGCCGACTCGCCGCGCTCGACGGTTCTCGAGCAAGTGGCGAACGGCGTCTCCGTGCGCATGGCCGTGCTGTACCTGCTGCTGGCGGGCGCGCGGACCGACTCCGAGAAAGAGGACCTTCGATGA